In one Phacochoerus africanus isolate WHEZ1 unplaced genomic scaffold, ROS_Pafr_v1 Scaffold_18, whole genome shotgun sequence genomic region, the following are encoded:
- the LOC125119213 gene encoding olfactory receptor 18-like, protein MPESIFLPALRTEPEFSSLTRGLVIVILWSCSSRDAEQLETELRQYDLRTGGGFFLLEMPHNTGQIIKQCLTTLNYLFFFNRCPIFEPQNLTHVSEFLLMGLSDDPELQALLFGLFLSIYLVALLGNLLIILAVISDSHLHTPMYFFLSSLSLVDLGFITTTVPKMLVNIQTHSKSITYTGCLTQLSFFFLFGCSDNLLLAVMAYDRLVAICHPLHYLVIMKPRLCGLLVLVSFFSSFLDSQIHCLMVSQLTFCTNVEIPHFFCDAPQLLHLACSDTSTDNILIYFTGAIFGGIPVLGILYSYIQIVSSILRVPSSGERYKAFSTCGSHLSVVCLFYGTGLGVYLSSAVSSSPRKEAVASVMYSVVIPMLNPFIYSLRNKDIKNALWRIINRIASPQDLSYPFGS, encoded by the exons AAACAGAGCTTAGGCAATATGACTTACGCACGGGGGGTGGGTTCTTCCTCCTAGAGATGCCCCATAACACTGGACAAATAATAAAACAGTGTTTG acaACTCTCAACTATCTCTTCTTTTTCAACAGGTGTCCCATCTTTGAACCACAGAATCTTACACATGTCTCAGAATTCCTCCTCATGGGACTCTCAGATGATCCAGAACTTCAGGCCCTTCTCTTTGGGCTCTTCCTGTCCATATACCTGGTGGCTTTGCTTGGGAACTTGCTTATCATCCtggcagttatctctgactcccacctccacacccccatgtacttcttcctttctagcCTGTCTTTGGTTGACCTTGGTTTCATCACCACCACAGTCCCAAAAATGCTGGTGAACATCCAGACACACAGCAAATCCATCACCTATACAGGCTGCCTAACtcagttgtccttttttttcctttttgggtgtTCAGATAATCTACTTCtggctgtgatggcctatgaccggttGGTGGCCATCTGTCACCCACTGCACTACCTAGTCATCATGAAGCCCCGCCTCTGTGGCTTGTTGGTCCTAGTGTCATTTTTCAGCAGCTTTTTGGACTCCCAGATCCACTGCTTGATGGTGTCACAACTTACCTTCTGCACAAACGTGGAAATCCCTCATTTCTTTTGTGACGCCCCTCAACTTCTCCATCTTGCCTGTTCTGACACTTCCACTGATAATATATTAATCTATTTTACTGGTGCCATTTTTGGTGGTATTCCTGTCTTAGGGATCCTTTATTCTTATATTCAAATTGTTTCCTCCATTCTGAGAGTCCCATCATCAGGTGAGAGGTAtaaagccttctccacctgtggctcTCACCTGTcagttgtttgcttattttatggAACAGGTCTTGGGGTGTACCTCAGTTCAGCTGTTTCATCTTCCCCCAGGAAGGAAGCGGTGGCCTCAGTGATGTACTCTGTGGTCATCCCCATGTTGAAtcccttcatctacagcctgaggaacaaagACATCAAGAATGCCTTGTGGAGGATTATCAACAGAATAGCCTCACCTCAAGATCTGTCTTATCCTTTTGGTTCATAG